A region of Streptomyces sp. WMMC500 DNA encodes the following proteins:
- a CDS encoding DUF1648 domain-containing protein, producing the protein MATSTVTRQRRTWWMWLMPSLLLLGTMVVWGAVRYSQLPERVPGRIGLEGVDAWTDKSVWTVFLPVFVYAGATVVVLTCAVGAARVTPLDAVPEPQDQWGKAASVMNGRPATAASAQRLVSALLMMNAVLGTAFLPLCWVQWRTTQTADVQGWIWPVTLAVFLVSLVPLGVAWWRDAEARKEGARRPDQPGEPMR; encoded by the coding sequence GTGGCGACCAGCACCGTGACCCGGCAGAGAAGGACGTGGTGGATGTGGCTGATGCCGAGCCTGCTGTTGCTCGGCACCATGGTGGTCTGGGGCGCGGTGCGGTACTCACAGTTGCCCGAGCGGGTGCCCGGGCGCATCGGCCTGGAGGGCGTGGACGCCTGGACGGACAAGAGCGTGTGGACCGTGTTCCTGCCGGTGTTCGTCTACGCCGGGGCCACGGTGGTCGTCCTCACCTGCGCGGTCGGCGCGGCGCGCGTAACGCCGCTTGACGCGGTGCCCGAGCCGCAGGATCAGTGGGGAAAGGCCGCCTCGGTCATGAACGGCCGTCCGGCCACCGCTGCTTCGGCCCAGCGCCTGGTCAGTGCGCTGTTGATGATGAACGCCGTCCTCGGCACCGCCTTCCTGCCGCTGTGCTGGGTGCAGTGGCGCACGACACAGACCGCCGACGTTCAGGGCTGGATCTGGCCCGTCACGCTTGCGGTCTTCCTTGTTTCCCTGGTGCCCCTCGGCGTGGCCTGGTGGCGCGACGCAGAGGCAAGGAAGGAGGGGGCCAGGCGTCCTGACCAACCCGGCGAACCTATGCGGTAA
- a CDS encoding glycosyl hydrolase family 65 protein: MLDYRHRRLPAAAPWPATSTWSRGLTGLETREDALWLDPVPLPQMSEYALRVRYRDHWAIELRLRAERLQVTVPPSTATRLSTITAANLTPETHR, translated from the coding sequence CTGCTCGACTACCGCCACCGGCGCCTGCCCGCGGCGGCGCCATGGCCGGCAACCTCGACATGGTCTCGCGGCCTGACCGGACTGGAGACGCGCGAGGACGCGCTGTGGCTCGACCCCGTACCACTGCCGCAGATGTCCGAGTACGCCCTTCGCGTGCGCTACCGCGACCACTGGGCCATCGAGCTGCGCCTGCGCGCCGAGCGCCTTCAGGTTACGGTCCCGCCGTCCACGGCCACGCGCCTCAGCACCATCACCGCCGCCAACCTCACCCCGGAGACGCATCGCTGA
- the pflB gene encoding formate C-acetyltransferase: MTVTAHDGRSTAERAWRGFRGARWRERIDVRDFIQANYTPYEGDGSFLAGPTERTRAVWDAVAGLFPEERRKGVLDVDAATPSTITSHAPGYIDKDRELIVGLQTDAPLKRAVMPNGGLRMVENGLRAYGFEPDPFVTAVFGTYRKTHNDGVFDAYTPEMRRARKAGIITGLPDAYGRGRIIGDYRRVALHGTARLVEAKRAERALLDAEPSTAEVIRDREELAEQIRALGELERMAASYGCDVSRPAQSAREAIQWLYLGFLAAVKEQNGAAMSLGRTSTFLDVYLQRDLDDGVIDESRAQELVDDFVVKLRIVRFLRTPEYDALFSGDPTWVTESIGGIGADGRPLVTRTSFRFLQTLYNLGPAPEPNLTVMWSPKLPAGFKRFCAQASIDTSAIQYESDELMRPVTGDDTAIACCVSAMTVGRQMQFFGARVNLAKALLYAINGGRDELTGEQIAPPTAPLTGEYLDYDELSAAYDRTLDWLAATYVDALNVIHYMHDKYAYERLEMALHDHPVHRTMACGIAGLSVAADSLSAVKHARVRVIRDATGLAVDYETEGGPETQPAYPAYGNNDDRADDIAVGLVRSFMAKVRRHPAYRNAEHTQSVLTITSNVVYGKHTGNTPDGRRAGAPFAPGANPMNGRDRHGMAASALSVAKLPYDHARDGISLTSTVTPEGLGHNPAERAGHLVGLLDGYVAAGGFHMNVNVLDRATLEDAMAHPEKYPELTVRVSGYAVNFVRLTREQQLDVIGRTFHDSR; this comes from the coding sequence ATGACGGTGACGGCCCACGACGGCAGAAGCACGGCGGAGCGCGCCTGGCGTGGATTCCGTGGCGCGCGGTGGCGCGAGCGGATCGACGTGCGGGACTTCATCCAGGCCAACTACACGCCCTACGAGGGCGACGGCTCGTTCCTCGCCGGGCCGACCGAGCGGACCCGCGCGGTGTGGGACGCGGTGGCCGGGCTCTTTCCGGAGGAGCGGCGCAAGGGCGTGCTGGACGTCGACGCCGCCACTCCCTCGACCATCACCTCTCACGCGCCCGGGTACATCGACAAGGACCGCGAGCTGATCGTGGGGCTGCAGACCGACGCTCCGCTGAAGCGGGCTGTCATGCCCAACGGCGGCCTGCGGATGGTGGAGAACGGGCTGCGCGCCTACGGCTTCGAGCCCGACCCGTTCGTCACGGCGGTCTTCGGCACGTACCGCAAGACCCACAACGACGGTGTCTTCGACGCCTACACGCCCGAGATGCGCCGCGCCCGCAAGGCCGGGATCATCACCGGGCTGCCCGACGCCTACGGCCGCGGCCGGATCATCGGCGACTACCGCCGCGTCGCCCTCCACGGCACCGCCCGGCTGGTCGAGGCCAAGCGCGCCGAGCGCGCGCTGCTCGACGCCGAGCCGTCGACGGCCGAGGTGATCCGGGACCGCGAGGAGCTGGCCGAGCAGATCAGGGCGCTCGGCGAGCTGGAGCGGATGGCCGCCTCGTACGGCTGTGACGTCAGCCGTCCCGCGCAGAGCGCGCGCGAGGCGATCCAGTGGCTGTACCTCGGGTTCCTGGCCGCGGTGAAGGAGCAGAACGGTGCCGCGATGTCCCTGGGCCGTACCTCCACCTTCCTCGACGTCTACCTCCAGCGCGACCTCGACGACGGCGTCATCGACGAATCGCGGGCGCAGGAGCTGGTCGACGACTTCGTCGTCAAGCTGCGCATCGTGCGCTTCCTGCGCACCCCGGAGTACGACGCGCTGTTCTCCGGCGACCCGACGTGGGTCACCGAGTCCATCGGGGGCATCGGCGCGGACGGGCGGCCGCTGGTCACCCGCACCTCCTTCCGCTTCCTGCAGACCCTGTACAACCTCGGGCCGGCACCCGAGCCGAACCTCACCGTCATGTGGTCGCCGAAGCTGCCGGCCGGTTTCAAGCGGTTCTGCGCCCAGGCCTCGATCGACACCAGCGCGATCCAGTACGAGTCGGACGAGCTGATGCGTCCGGTCACCGGCGATGACACCGCCATCGCCTGCTGCGTCTCGGCGATGACGGTGGGCAGGCAGATGCAGTTCTTCGGAGCCCGCGTCAACCTCGCCAAGGCACTGCTGTACGCGATCAACGGCGGCCGCGACGAGCTGACCGGTGAGCAGATCGCCCCGCCCACCGCTCCGCTGACCGGCGAGTATCTGGACTACGACGAGCTGTCCGCGGCGTACGACCGCACCTTGGACTGGCTGGCGGCCACGTATGTCGACGCGCTGAACGTCATCCACTACATGCACGACAAGTACGCCTACGAGCGGCTGGAGATGGCGCTGCACGACCACCCGGTGCACCGCACCATGGCCTGCGGCATCGCCGGCCTGTCCGTCGCCGCCGACAGCCTGTCGGCCGTGAAGCATGCGCGGGTGCGGGTGATCCGCGACGCCACCGGGCTCGCCGTCGACTACGAGACCGAGGGCGGCCCCGAGACCCAACCGGCCTACCCGGCCTACGGGAACAACGACGACCGCGCCGACGACATCGCCGTCGGCCTCGTGCGCTCCTTCATGGCCAAGGTGCGCCGCCACCCCGCCTACCGCAACGCCGAGCACACCCAGTCGGTGCTGACCATCACCTCGAACGTCGTCTACGGCAAGCACACCGGCAACACCCCCGACGGCCGCCGCGCCGGCGCCCCCTTCGCGCCCGGCGCCAACCCGATGAACGGGCGCGACCGGCACGGCATGGCCGCCTCCGCGCTGTCGGTGGCCAAGCTCCCGTACGACCACGCCCGCGACGGCATCTCGCTCACCTCCACCGTCACCCCGGAGGGCCTGGGCCACAACCCGGCCGAACGCGCCGGCCACCTGGTCGGCCTGCTGGACGGCTACGTCGCCGCCGGCGGCTTCCACATGAACGTCAACGTCCTGGACCGGGCGACGCTGGAGGACGCGATGGCGCACCCGGAGAAGTACCCGGAGCTGACCGTCCGTGTCTCCGGCTACGCGGTCAACTTCGTCCGCCTGACGCGCGAGCAGCAGCTCGACGTGATCGGCCGCACGTTCCACGACTCCCGATGA
- a CDS encoding serine/threonine-protein kinase — MEDLRSQDPKRLGEFRLLARLGSGGMGRVYLGRSPGGMQVAIKVIREDFAEDADALVRFRREVATVRAVRSPYTARLVGASLDVPPYWLATEFVPGPTLLEASRGTSLEPTLCRGLFAALAEALAAVHGHGVVHRDVKPHNVILAPGGPQLIDFGIARAAEHTQLTRTGQMPGTPGYTAPEVLLGGEAGPAADVFALGATMAAAATGRSPYGGGEWPAVSYRVVHGEIDVDGVESGLAELIRQCVARDPAQRPGPLDVVGRCGVTYALAELPAYRRLTGAVPPALPAPPRRRGSTVAAAALAVAALAAATTVWLLPSGGDGATAGDSPTECAADSPAESASGGGKGREGLTIGIMPDQSTMSYCDQDGEYAGFEVDVARYVAGELGVEVEDITWREVSATERTDVLVRGEVDFVVARYQITDARKEEVDFAGPYLSARQDLLMRAGDRAPDVTDLNDMKLCSVTGSTSAQVVKEGGAPGADLTERASYGECLTALDKGEVDALTTDDSLLVGYATRSGDPSDYRLAGLELSAENLYGVGLPKGETELRDDIHAAIDQMIADGSWARAAETFLGSVVNYDAQPPDQAATTG; from the coding sequence GTGGAGGATTTGAGAAGCCAGGATCCCAAGCGTCTGGGGGAGTTCAGGCTGCTGGCCAGGCTGGGTAGTGGCGGTATGGGGCGGGTGTATCTGGGGCGGTCGCCGGGTGGGATGCAGGTGGCGATCAAGGTGATCCGCGAGGATTTCGCGGAGGATGCCGATGCCCTGGTCCGGTTCCGGCGTGAGGTGGCGACGGTGCGGGCGGTGCGCAGCCCGTACACCGCTCGTCTCGTCGGCGCTTCCCTGGACGTGCCGCCGTACTGGCTGGCGACGGAGTTCGTGCCGGGCCCGACGTTGCTGGAGGCATCGCGCGGTACGTCCCTCGAACCCACCCTGTGCAGGGGGCTGTTCGCGGCGCTGGCGGAGGCGCTGGCTGCGGTGCACGGGCATGGGGTGGTGCATCGGGACGTGAAGCCGCACAACGTCATCCTGGCCCCGGGAGGGCCGCAGTTGATCGACTTCGGTATCGCCCGGGCGGCGGAGCACACGCAGCTCACCCGTACGGGGCAGATGCCGGGTACCCCCGGTTACACCGCGCCCGAGGTGCTGCTGGGCGGCGAGGCGGGCCCGGCGGCGGATGTCTTCGCGCTCGGCGCGACGATGGCCGCCGCCGCCACCGGCCGGTCGCCGTACGGCGGCGGGGAGTGGCCGGCCGTGAGCTACCGTGTCGTGCACGGCGAGATCGATGTCGACGGAGTGGAATCCGGGCTGGCCGAGCTCATCCGGCAGTGCGTCGCCCGGGACCCGGCGCAGCGGCCCGGCCCCCTGGATGTCGTCGGGCGGTGCGGCGTGACGTACGCGCTGGCGGAGTTACCGGCGTACCGGCGGCTGACCGGGGCGGTGCCGCCAGCGCTCCCGGCACCGCCGCGACGCCGGGGCTCGACGGTGGCCGCGGCCGCCCTGGCCGTCGCAGCGCTCGCGGCGGCGACGACGGTATGGCTGCTGCCGTCGGGCGGTGACGGTGCGACAGCGGGCGACTCGCCAACCGAGTGCGCCGCCGACTCCCCGGCCGAGTCCGCCTCCGGTGGCGGTAAGGGGCGGGAGGGTCTGACGATCGGCATCATGCCCGACCAGTCGACCATGAGCTACTGCGACCAGGACGGGGAGTACGCCGGATTCGAGGTCGACGTCGCCAGGTACGTTGCCGGCGAACTCGGCGTCGAGGTCGAGGACATCACGTGGAGGGAAGTGTCCGCCACCGAGCGCACCGACGTCCTTGTGCGCGGCGAGGTCGACTTCGTCGTCGCCCGCTATCAGATCACCGACGCGCGGAAGGAAGAGGTCGACTTCGCCGGCCCCTACCTCTCCGCCCGCCAGGACCTGCTGATGCGCGCCGGCGACCGGGCTCCCGATGTGACAGACCTCAACGACATGAAGCTGTGCTCGGTCACCGGCTCCACCTCCGCACAGGTCGTGAAAGAGGGAGGGGCACCGGGCGCGGACCTCACGGAGCGCGCCTCCTACGGAGAATGCCTCACCGCCCTGGACAAGGGTGAGGTCGATGCACTGACCACCGACGACTCCCTCCTCGTCGGATACGCCACCCGGAGTGGGGACCCCAGTGACTACCGGCTGGCAGGACTGGAACTCAGCGCCGAGAACCTCTACGGCGTCGGGCTGCCCAAGGGCGAGACGGAACTACGCGACGACATCCACGCGGCGATCGACCAGATGATCGCGGACGGCTCCTGGGCGAGAGCCGCCGAAACCTTCCTCGGAAGCGTGGTCAACTACGATGCCCAGCCGCCCGACCAGGCCGCGACGACCGGTTGA